The following proteins come from a genomic window of Mycobacterium sp. DL:
- a CDS encoding ANTAR domain-containing protein produces MSEKGLQGDQASRRVIDVAIGILIGVRGCTEREAFDELAGAVRQTGVGLGAIAGALVDLVAGAGGASPHRDQALDVWGHMLACRGTRTTGIAAV; encoded by the coding sequence ATGAGCGAAAAGGGCCTACAGGGCGACCAGGCTTCCCGCCGCGTGATCGACGTGGCGATCGGCATCTTGATCGGAGTACGTGGCTGCACCGAGCGGGAAGCGTTCGACGAACTGGCTGGTGCCGTCCGTCAAACCGGTGTCGGCCTTGGCGCCATCGCGGGAGCGCTGGTTGATCTTGTCGCCGGGGCGGGCGGCGCTTCCCCCCATCGAGACCAAGCGTTGGACGTTTGGGGTCACATGCTGGCATGCCGCGGGACACGCACGACTGGCATAGCAGCTGTCTGA
- a CDS encoding tripartite tricarboxylate transporter substrate-binding protein, giving the protein MIKSVTAAILAASLILTGCQNSAPPTAGDGYPSGPVTMTAGANPGSGFDLTIRSVVEALETDDIVTVPLPMQNRPGGIGSVFLAEMVEQYEGADDQVSVTSLAMMMNELQGMSEYGYRDVTMIARLMTEYFVVVTGPGSPFANLTDVVTAIKSDPGAVTVGAAIDDQAPFDLLVTAAGGDPALVDYVSLEGGGEQSAALLNGEISVAIAGVSEVISMVNSGQLTALGVLSEERLPGLNAPTAREQGLDVTLSNWRGLYGPPEMPEFAVAYWQNALGEMVESPTWKQIAERNQFTTTFMIGDEFQTFLAETQADVKAAIEEAGP; this is encoded by the coding sequence ATGATCAAGTCCGTAACCGCCGCCATTCTGGCCGCTTCGCTCATCCTGACGGGATGCCAGAATTCCGCGCCACCGACCGCCGGGGACGGGTATCCCTCCGGGCCGGTGACCATGACGGCCGGCGCGAACCCGGGCAGCGGATTCGACCTCACCATCCGCTCCGTCGTCGAGGCCCTCGAGACCGACGACATCGTCACCGTGCCGCTGCCGATGCAGAATCGGCCCGGCGGGATCGGTTCGGTGTTCCTCGCGGAGATGGTGGAGCAGTACGAGGGCGCTGACGACCAGGTGTCGGTCACCTCGCTGGCGATGATGATGAACGAACTCCAGGGGATGTCCGAGTACGGCTACCGCGACGTCACCATGATCGCCCGGTTGATGACGGAGTACTTCGTCGTCGTCACCGGCCCTGGTTCTCCGTTCGCGAACCTCACCGACGTCGTGACGGCGATCAAGTCCGACCCCGGTGCTGTGACCGTCGGTGCCGCGATCGACGACCAGGCGCCGTTCGACCTACTGGTGACGGCCGCAGGCGGCGATCCTGCACTGGTCGACTACGTGAGCCTGGAGGGTGGGGGTGAACAGAGTGCGGCGCTTCTCAACGGCGAGATCAGCGTGGCGATTGCCGGCGTGAGCGAGGTGATCAGCATGGTGAACTCCGGTCAGCTCACCGCACTGGGGGTGCTGTCGGAGGAGAGGCTGCCCGGACTGAACGCCCCCACCGCCAGGGAGCAGGGACTCGACGTGACCCTGTCGAACTGGCGTGGGCTCTACGGACCGCCGGAGATGCCCGAATTCGCGGTCGCCTACTGGCAGAACGCGCTCGGCGAGATGGTGGAGTCGCCGACGTGGAAGCAGATCGCGGAGCGCAACCAGTTCACCACCACCTTCATGATCGGTGACGAGTTCCAGACCTTCCTCGCCGAGACCCAGGCCGACGTCAAGGCCGCCATCGAGGAGGCGGGCCCGTAA